A region of Hydrogenimonas cancrithermarum DNA encodes the following proteins:
- a CDS encoding RluA family pseudouridine synthase codes for MGFINRDYFAKEPIPAFLFLMRQLGVKQGEAQKIVATGRLVVDGEVVRHSGQRIEGQIQIKVFVPETRGERPIFTTPDFGIFDKPSGTLVHPTTHRTPYSLLDDIRHIYGEEANAIHRIDMETSGLLLVSRNKRSERSLKMMFEGRGVKKSYLAWVRGKIDKPFDVDVPLRQNNDFSTIKLKMIVHPEGKHALTHFEPIEYDSIHDATLIHAFPHTGRQHQIRVHLFHVKHPIIGDPIYGVPTEIAIKYLDKVLTDEERLYYMGAKRLLLHAQTLCFEYGGTTYHLSSRFDFESLKEMIVKSSERFNAIDI; via the coding sequence GTGGGTTTTATTAACAGAGATTATTTCGCAAAAGAACCGATTCCAGCATTTCTTTTTCTGATGCGTCAATTGGGCGTCAAGCAGGGCGAAGCACAAAAAATCGTGGCGACGGGTAGGCTTGTCGTCGATGGAGAGGTCGTCCGCCACAGCGGCCAACGCATAGAAGGCCAAATTCAGATAAAAGTGTTCGTCCCGGAAACGCGTGGGGAGAGGCCGATTTTCACGACACCAGACTTTGGTATCTTCGACAAGCCAAGCGGCACACTCGTCCACCCCACCACCCATCGCACCCCCTACTCTCTTCTGGATGACATCCGCCACATCTATGGGGAAGAGGCCAATGCGATCCATCGAATCGACATGGAGACGAGCGGATTGCTTCTAGTGAGCCGTAACAAACGTTCGGAACGTTCTCTCAAAATGATGTTCGAAGGGCGAGGTGTCAAAAAGAGTTATCTTGCATGGGTACGCGGAAAAATCGACAAGCCATTCGATGTCGATGTTCCGCTTAGGCAAAACAACGATTTTTCCACGATAAAGCTTAAAATGATCGTTCATCCCGAGGGCAAGCATGCACTGACCCATTTCGAGCCTATCGAATACGATTCGATACATGACGCCACACTTATTCATGCCTTTCCGCACACCGGTCGACAACATCAGATACGCGTTCATCTGTTTCACGTGAAACATCCGATAATCGGTGATCCGATCTACGGTGTACCGACCGAGATTGCAATCAAATATCTGGACAAAGTGCTTACGGATGAGGAGAGGCTTTATTATATGGGGGCGAAACGTCTCCTTCTGCATGCGCAGACGCTATGTTTTGAATACGGCGGTACGACTTATCATCTCTCATCGCGTTTCGATTTCGAGTCGTTGAAAGAGATGATCGTCAAATCTTCTGAACGGTTCAATGCGATCGATATCTGA
- the rlmN gene encoding 23S rRNA (adenine(2503)-C(2))-methyltransferase RlmN, which translates to MTKRCVVSSNISKRGYQNLKPSILDYTQTELEEMFPPKFRAKQIYNWIYQQHVGSFLEMANIPKKLREELEENYLISPLKVVQKQKSSDGSIKYLFELQDGHTVESVLLKMKDAEYDENGDLVHHAKYTVCVSSQVGCKVGCAFCLTAKGGFIRNLTPGEIVGQVLEIKKDNEIASNRRVNIVYMGMGEPLDNLDNLAKAIKIFGNENGLSISPKRQTVSTSGISSKIKKLGEMDLGVQLAISLHAVDDALREELIPMNKAYNIASIIEAVKAFPVNTRKRVMFEYLVIKDVNDDVESAKTLIKLLEGIKAKVNLIYFNPYPGTDFERPEPETMQKFQKYLLDRGVLCTVRESKGLDISAACGQLREQELSGESPKEQK; encoded by the coding sequence ATGACGAAGCGATGCGTCGTCTCGTCGAACATATCAAAACGAGGATACCAAAACTTGAAACCATCCATTCTTGATTACACCCAGACAGAACTCGAGGAGATGTTCCCGCCGAAGTTCAGGGCAAAGCAGATCTACAACTGGATCTACCAGCAACATGTCGGCTCCTTTCTGGAGATGGCGAATATCCCCAAAAAACTTCGGGAAGAGCTTGAAGAGAACTACCTGATCTCGCCACTGAAAGTCGTACAAAAACAGAAAAGCAGCGACGGGAGCATCAAATACCTTTTCGAACTTCAAGACGGCCATACAGTCGAATCGGTACTCCTGAAGATGAAAGATGCGGAGTATGACGAAAATGGCGACCTGGTGCATCATGCGAAATATACCGTCTGTGTCTCGAGCCAGGTGGGATGCAAGGTCGGATGCGCTTTCTGTTTGACAGCCAAAGGGGGATTTATCCGTAATCTGACCCCGGGAGAGATAGTCGGGCAGGTACTCGAGATCAAGAAGGACAATGAGATCGCAAGCAACAGACGCGTCAACATTGTCTACATGGGTATGGGCGAACCCCTCGACAATCTCGACAACCTTGCCAAAGCCATAAAGATATTCGGAAACGAAAATGGACTCAGTATCTCTCCAAAACGTCAGACAGTGTCAACAAGTGGCATCAGCTCCAAGATAAAAAAGCTCGGTGAAATGGATCTTGGCGTGCAGTTGGCAATCAGTCTTCATGCTGTTGACGATGCGTTAAGGGAAGAGCTTATTCCCATGAACAAAGCGTACAATATTGCATCGATTATCGAAGCTGTAAAGGCTTTCCCCGTCAACACGAGAAAGCGCGTCATGTTTGAATATCTTGTCATAAAAGATGTCAACGATGATGTCGAAAGCGCCAAAACATTGATCAAACTCCTCGAGGGAATCAAGGCAAAGGTCAATCTCATCTATTTCAATCCCTACCCCGGCACGGATTTCGAGCGCCCCGAACCCGAAACGATGCAGAAATTCCAGAAGTATCTTCTCGATCGGGGGGTATTGTGCACCGTCCGCGAATCAAAAGGACTCGATATCAGTGCCGCATGCGGTCAACTGCGGGAACAGGAGCTCTCCGGTGAAAGCCCAAAGGAACAAAAATGA
- a CDS encoding phosphorylase family protein, with product MILCAGNNETFSFATPIGIGLCESSVNLTRLVLMNPPEFLLFIGSAGSYGNFEIFDIVESKAASQVELSYLMNKSYTPLENNVIVSDENVSRETPLSKLANAKRPIIVNSSNYITTDFELARRFNKFGIGLENMEFYSVMQVAQTFNIPCGGIFVITNRCDENAHRDFLSNHDEAMRRLVEHIKTRIPKLETIHS from the coding sequence ATGATTCTCTGTGCCGGCAACAATGAAACGTTCTCTTTCGCAACACCGATCGGTATCGGTCTTTGTGAAAGTTCCGTCAACCTGACACGCCTGGTACTGATGAACCCGCCGGAATTCCTTCTCTTCATAGGAAGTGCCGGGAGTTACGGCAATTTTGAAATTTTCGACATCGTCGAATCCAAAGCAGCCAGCCAGGTCGAACTCTCGTATCTGATGAACAAAAGCTACACGCCGCTGGAGAACAATGTGATCGTTTCGGATGAAAATGTTTCACGTGAAACACCGCTGTCGAAACTCGCCAATGCGAAGAGGCCGATCATCGTCAACTCGAGCAACTACATCACGACCGACTTCGAATTGGCACGGCGGTTCAACAAATTCGGAATCGGCCTTGAGAATATGGAGTTCTACTCGGTGATGCAGGTCGCACAGACGTTCAACATTCCGTGCGGCGGAATTTTCGTAATTACGAACAGATGCGACGAGAATGCTCATCGGGACTTTCTTTCCAATCATGACGAAGCGATGCGTCGTCTCGTCGAACATATCAAAACGAGGATACCAAAACTTGAAACCATCCATTCTTGA
- the hisF gene encoding imidazole glycerol phosphate synthase subunit HisF, which yields METFAKRIIPCLDVKDGRVVKGVNFVGLKDAGDPVEVAKRYNEEGADEVTFLDITASHENRDTIVHIVEEVAKEVFIPLTVGGGIRKLEDIYALLNVGCDKVSVNSAAIKRPEFIDEGAKRFGSQCIVVAIDAKRVAPGKWNVFINGGRIDTGIDVLAWAKEVVDRGAGEILLTSMDADGTKAGYDNRLNNMVSRAVNVPVIASGGAGTMEHIKDAFEAGADAALAASIFHFREIDIMDLKRYLHDNNIPVRL from the coding sequence TTGGAAACATTTGCAAAACGTATCATTCCATGCCTCGATGTCAAAGATGGCCGCGTCGTCAAAGGCGTCAACTTCGTCGGGCTCAAAGATGCAGGCGACCCGGTCGAGGTGGCCAAACGTTACAACGAAGAAGGTGCCGACGAGGTAACTTTTCTCGATATCACGGCCAGTCATGAAAACCGCGACACGATCGTCCACATTGTCGAAGAGGTGGCGAAAGAGGTCTTCATTCCGCTAACCGTAGGCGGTGGCATTCGTAAACTCGAAGACATCTATGCACTCCTCAATGTCGGATGCGACAAAGTGAGTGTCAACTCCGCTGCGATCAAACGGCCGGAGTTCATCGACGAAGGGGCCAAACGCTTCGGCTCGCAATGCATTGTCGTCGCGATCGACGCCAAACGTGTCGCACCGGGAAAATGGAATGTTTTCATCAACGGCGGCCGCATCGATACGGGTATCGATGTCCTGGCATGGGCGAAAGAGGTCGTCGACCGGGGAGCGGGAGAGATTCTTCTTACCTCCATGGATGCAGACGGCACCAAGGCGGGGTATGACAACAGGCTCAACAACATGGTAAGTCGTGCCGTCAACGTTCCGGTCATTGCAAGTGGAGGGGCGGGAACGATGGAGCATATCAAAGACGCTTTCGAAGCGGGAGCAGACGCCGCACTGGCTGCCTCCATTTTCCACTTTCGGGAGATCGATATCATGGATCTCAAACGCTACCTGCACGACAACAACATACCGGTCCGTCTATGA
- the rsmA gene encoding 16S rRNA (adenine(1518)-N(6)/adenine(1519)-N(6))-dimethyltransferase RsmA encodes MINTNSRVDGEKIAKKKFGQNFLKDETVLHKIIESMPNDDDPVVEIGPGLGDLTRYLVEIKDVTAYEVDKDLCEHLRRRFDAVISDGRLKLRCTDVLSHWDQESLEDRPYHMVANLPYYIATNIILRALKDPNCKSLLVMVQKEVAEKFSAQPGQKAFSALAVLAQSAGEVHLCFDVPPESFVPAPKVMSSVLRIVKKRTLDDSEFETFLKTAFTQPRKTLAKNLSARFDKKDVVAALDSLDLGPSVRPHEVETSLYHHLYKILKGDIDGREENSGKPTQQQ; translated from the coding sequence ATGATTAACACCAATTCTCGTGTCGACGGTGAGAAAATCGCCAAAAAGAAGTTTGGACAGAATTTTCTAAAAGATGAAACCGTTTTGCACAAGATCATCGAATCGATGCCCAACGACGACGACCCGGTCGTGGAGATTGGGCCTGGATTAGGTGATTTGACCAGATACCTGGTCGAGATTAAGGATGTCACCGCTTATGAGGTGGACAAAGACCTTTGTGAGCATTTGCGCAGGCGTTTCGATGCAGTCATATCCGATGGAAGGCTGAAGCTCCGTTGCACAGATGTTCTGAGCCACTGGGATCAAGAGAGTTTGGAAGACCGGCCTTACCACATGGTCGCCAACCTCCCCTATTACATTGCGACGAATATCATTTTGCGTGCCTTGAAAGACCCGAACTGTAAAAGCTTGCTGGTCATGGTGCAAAAAGAGGTTGCCGAAAAGTTCAGCGCTCAACCGGGGCAAAAAGCTTTTTCGGCCCTCGCCGTACTGGCGCAGAGCGCCGGTGAGGTACATCTCTGCTTCGATGTGCCCCCGGAGTCTTTCGTTCCAGCACCCAAAGTGATGTCGTCGGTTCTTCGGATTGTCAAGAAGAGGACACTAGACGATTCGGAATTCGAGACTTTTTTGAAGACGGCCTTTACCCAGCCGCGCAAAACGCTGGCCAAAAATCTTTCGGCCCGTTTTGATAAAAAAGATGTAGTAGCGGCTCTTGACTCACTGGACCTGGGCCCCTCTGTCCGTCCGCATGAAGTGGAAACATCCCTCTATCACCACCTATATAAAATTTTAAAAGGTGATATTGATGGAAGAGAAGAAAACTCCGGGAAACCAACCCAACAACAATAA
- a CDS encoding ribonuclease J: MEEKKTPGNQPNNNNNSDNSGEKPQNSNNQNRQNRRPRRPRNSGGQQQSQSGEKRASGTPRSESQSNSSNRSRNPQQRGGGQRGRGGQRGRGRGNGRNTEAHYKTPANVQRSGNGVYTDINQAIAANKAVHEERLNTAAKIDVNNKARVRFTPLGGLGEIGGNMAVLETEKSAIVIDVGMSFPTEEMHGVDILVPDFSYLHTIKDKIDGIVITHAHEDHIGAVPYLFKELKFPIYGTPLPLGMISNKFDEHGLKNDKKYFRFIEKRKPIKIGDFEVEWLHMTHSIIDASSLAIRTPAGIIIHTGDFKIDHTPVDNYPADLHRLAQYGEEGVLCLLSDSTNSHKPGITRSEKTVGPTFDHLFAKAKGRVIMSTFSSNVHRVYQAIEHGIKYNRKVAVIGRSMERNLETARQLGYIDIPEDIFIDAHEVVRYSDNEVLIVTTGSQGEPMSALYRMATDEHRHIKIKPSDTIIISAKAIPGNEASVSRVMNHLMRAGATVAYQDFSEIHVSGHAAQEEQKLMLRLTQPKFFLPVHGEYNHIARHAKTAVQCGVDERNILLMSDGDQVELTTKYLKKVKTIKTGKTYIDNQANSEIENDIVIDRQKLATEGIIMIVAQIDQRTHKLVGHPRVSSFGLVADKDDRKFAKEIEAIIETYMAHQKDSEELDTRTIENDIRQAVRKHVLRKMKRYPLIVPTIYVI, encoded by the coding sequence ATGGAAGAGAAGAAAACTCCGGGAAACCAACCCAACAACAATAACAACAGTGACAACAGCGGCGAAAAACCGCAAAACAGCAATAACCAAAATCGACAAAACAGACGACCGCGACGTCCACGAAACAGCGGCGGTCAGCAGCAAAGCCAGAGCGGTGAAAAGCGCGCATCCGGTACGCCGCGAAGCGAAAGCCAGTCGAATAGTTCGAACCGTTCGCGAAACCCCCAGCAACGCGGAGGAGGACAGCGCGGACGTGGAGGACAGCGTGGCAGAGGACGTGGAAACGGACGCAACACCGAAGCGCACTACAAAACACCCGCCAACGTACAGCGCAGCGGCAACGGTGTCTATACCGACATCAACCAGGCGATAGCGGCGAACAAAGCCGTTCATGAAGAGCGCCTCAATACCGCCGCCAAGATCGATGTCAACAACAAAGCACGTGTCCGGTTTACGCCGCTTGGCGGCCTTGGCGAGATCGGTGGCAACATGGCGGTACTCGAAACCGAAAAGAGTGCGATCGTCATCGATGTCGGGATGAGCTTCCCGACAGAAGAGATGCACGGTGTCGATATTCTTGTCCCCGATTTCAGCTATCTGCACACGATCAAGGACAAAATCGACGGTATCGTCATCACCCATGCGCACGAAGACCATATCGGTGCGGTGCCCTACCTCTTCAAAGAGTTGAAATTCCCGATCTACGGCACGCCGCTTCCGCTGGGGATGATCTCCAACAAGTTCGACGAGCATGGCCTCAAAAACGACAAGAAGTATTTCCGCTTTATCGAGAAACGCAAGCCGATCAAGATCGGGGATTTCGAGGTCGAGTGGCTCCACATGACCCACTCGATCATCGATGCCTCCTCGCTCGCCATCCGAACGCCTGCCGGTATCATCATCCACACTGGAGACTTCAAAATCGACCATACGCCGGTCGACAACTATCCTGCCGACCTGCACCGTTTGGCGCAATATGGCGAAGAAGGCGTACTCTGCCTGCTTTCGGACAGTACCAACTCCCACAAACCGGGAATTACACGAAGCGAGAAAACGGTGGGGCCGACGTTCGACCACCTTTTTGCGAAAGCGAAGGGACGTGTCATCATGTCCACCTTCTCCTCCAACGTCCACCGCGTCTATCAGGCGATCGAACACGGGATCAAATATAACCGAAAGGTCGCCGTTATCGGCCGATCGATGGAGCGAAACCTCGAGACAGCCAGACAACTTGGATACATCGATATTCCCGAAGATATCTTCATTGATGCGCACGAGGTGGTACGATACAGCGACAACGAGGTGCTGATCGTCACGACCGGGAGCCAGGGCGAACCGATGAGTGCGCTTTACCGTATGGCCACGGACGAACACCGCCACATCAAAATCAAGCCGAGCGATACGATTATCATCTCGGCCAAGGCGATTCCGGGTAACGAGGCGAGTGTTTCACGGGTCATGAACCACTTGATGCGTGCCGGTGCGACCGTCGCCTACCAGGATTTCAGCGAAATCCACGTCTCCGGCCACGCGGCGCAGGAGGAGCAGAAGCTGATGCTTCGCTTGACGCAGCCGAAGTTCTTCCTTCCTGTCCACGGTGAGTACAACCACATCGCCCGCCACGCCAAAACGGCGGTTCAGTGCGGTGTCGACGAACGCAACATTCTCCTGATGAGCGATGGTGACCAGGTCGAACTGACGACGAAGTATCTCAAAAAGGTCAAAACGATCAAGACGGGCAAGACCTACATCGACAACCAGGCCAACAGCGAGATCGAAAACGATATCGTCATCGACCGGCAGAAGCTGGCGACCGAGGGGATCATCATGATCGTCGCGCAGATCGACCAGCGCACGCACAAGCTCGTCGGCCATCCGCGCGTCAGCAGTTTCGGGCTGGTTGCCGACAAAGACGACAGGAAATTCGCCAAAGAGATCGAAGCGATCATCGAAACCTATATGGCGCACCAGAAAGATTCGGAAGAGCTCGACACCCGAACGATCGAGAACGACATCCGTCAGGCGGTGCGCAAACACGTGCTTCGGAAAATGAAGCGCTATCCGCTGATCGTTCCGACGATATATGTCATATAA
- a CDS encoding KpsF/GutQ family sugar-phosphate isomerase, which produces MNPQEIAKEVLKTEADALLDAMERIDDAFDKAVEIMYGTKGKCIITGVGKSGLIGAKIAATLASTGTPSFFIHPTEALHGDLGMIGPDDSVLAISYSGESEELIKILPHIKRFDIPLIAMAGKPDSTLAQYGDVFLSIYVDKEACPLGAAPTSSTTLTLALGDALAVTLMKKRDFKAEDFASFHPGGSLGKRLFVKIEDLMRKRNLPKISPETPLKEAVVVMSEGRLGNVLIVDKDDRLVGVLSDGDVRRALMKPDFSIESEAIDYANLSPKTCRNERMLAAEALELIENYKIQMLPILDEAGRVKGVLHLHDLVEAGIKR; this is translated from the coding sequence ATGAATCCGCAGGAAATCGCCAAAGAGGTATTGAAGACAGAAGCGGATGCGCTTCTGGATGCGATGGAGCGTATCGACGATGCCTTTGACAAAGCGGTCGAAATCATGTACGGGACGAAGGGCAAATGTATCATCACCGGCGTTGGAAAATCCGGGTTGATCGGTGCCAAAATTGCCGCGACACTGGCGAGTACCGGAACGCCGAGCTTTTTCATTCATCCGACGGAAGCGCTGCACGGCGACCTGGGGATGATCGGGCCCGACGATTCGGTTCTGGCGATCAGCTACAGCGGCGAGAGCGAAGAACTGATCAAAATCCTGCCGCATATCAAGCGGTTCGACATTCCGCTGATCGCGATGGCGGGAAAACCCGATTCCACACTGGCGCAGTACGGCGACGTCTTTTTGTCGATCTATGTCGACAAGGAGGCGTGTCCGCTGGGGGCCGCCCCCACTTCCTCCACGACGCTCACCCTTGCGCTCGGTGACGCCTTGGCGGTGACGCTGATGAAGAAACGCGACTTCAAAGCCGAAGATTTTGCCTCGTTTCACCCCGGCGGATCGCTCGGAAAGCGACTTTTCGTCAAAATAGAGGATCTGATGCGCAAAAGAAACCTTCCTAAAATCTCTCCCGAGACACCGTTGAAAGAGGCGGTCGTCGTGATGAGCGAAGGGCGCTTGGGCAATGTGCTGATTGTCGATAAAGACGACAGGCTGGTTGGCGTGCTGAGCGACGGCGATGTTCGGCGTGCGTTGATGAAACCGGATTTCTCGATTGAGAGCGAAGCGATCGATTATGCCAACCTCTCGCCCAAAACGTGCCGAAACGAAAGGATGCTCGCAGCCGAAGCGCTGGAGCTGATAGAAAACTATAAAATCCAGATGCTCCCGATCCTCGACGAGGCGGGACGCGTGAAGGGTGTGCTGCACCTGCACGATCTGGTAGAAGCAGGAATCAAACGATGA
- a CDS encoding pseudouridine synthase: protein MSQQLAKAEKEIRLNKFLSHNTKYSRREADKLIESGRVEVNGKVVTDLSTKVKEGDKVKLNGRYIKPKSMHEMTVIVYHKPKGELVTKKDPKGRKTIYDSLPKRYAHFVPIGRLDFASEGLLLLTDSPRVADILMRSNLERVYNLKIRGSITHAMEKAMQEGMKIRGKKGAHEKSTIEEMEFAPFFAYQILKNESNYSKIRVAIGEGKNRELRRFFGHFDREVLDLHRISFGGISLNNLPKGKTRYLSQKEYDDLHAFIKAQQEAEYLTRKETKNREEEENS, encoded by the coding sequence ATGAGCCAACAGCTGGCCAAAGCCGAAAAAGAGATCCGGCTCAACAAATTTCTCTCCCACAATACCAAGTATTCGCGGCGTGAAGCGGACAAGCTTATCGAATCGGGGCGTGTCGAAGTCAACGGGAAAGTGGTGACCGATCTGTCGACCAAAGTCAAAGAGGGCGACAAGGTCAAGCTGAACGGCCGTTATATCAAGCCCAAATCGATGCACGAGATGACGGTGATCGTCTATCACAAGCCCAAAGGGGAGCTGGTCACCAAAAAGGACCCCAAAGGGCGCAAGACAATTTACGATTCGTTGCCCAAAAGGTATGCGCATTTCGTGCCGATCGGACGACTGGATTTCGCAAGCGAAGGGTTGCTGCTGCTGACCGACTCGCCCCGCGTCGCCGACATTCTGATGCGGAGCAATCTCGAGCGTGTCTACAACCTCAAAATCCGCGGCTCCATCACCCACGCGATGGAGAAGGCGATGCAGGAGGGGATGAAGATTCGGGGCAAAAAGGGGGCGCACGAAAAGAGCACCATCGAAGAGATGGAGTTCGCCCCCTTCTTCGCCTACCAGATTCTGAAAAACGAATCCAACTACTCCAAGATCCGTGTGGCGATCGGCGAGGGGAAGAACCGCGAACTGCGCCGCTTCTTCGGCCACTTCGACCGTGAGGTGCTCGACCTGCATCGCATCAGTTTCGGAGGGATCAGCCTCAACAACCTGCCCAAAGGCAAAACCCGCTACCTGAGCCAGAAAGAGTATGACGACCTGCATGCGTTCATCAAAGCGCAGCAGGAGGCGGAGTATCTGACGCGCAAAGAGACCAAGAATAGAGAAGAAGAGGAGAATTCATGA
- a CDS encoding secondary thiamine-phosphate synthase enzyme YjbQ, giving the protein MMEIVLQTKHTSEMIDITEMVHEAVIKKGIKSGLVTVFVPHTTASIILFENIDPKLRRDFLEALGRVAPAKHPYHHQGENAAAHIKSALCGARVVVPMENAKLKLGEWQGIFLCEFDGPRERKVIVQVVNG; this is encoded by the coding sequence ATGATGGAAATCGTTCTGCAGACCAAACATACGTCGGAGATGATAGATATTACCGAAATGGTACACGAAGCGGTGATCAAAAAGGGAATCAAAAGCGGGCTTGTGACGGTATTCGTCCCCCACACGACCGCCAGCATCATCCTTTTTGAAAATATCGATCCGAAGCTTCGCCGCGATTTTCTCGAAGCGCTCGGACGTGTCGCGCCGGCCAAGCATCCCTATCACCACCAGGGAGAGAATGCCGCGGCCCATATCAAGTCGGCACTTTGCGGTGCGCGCGTCGTCGTCCCGATGGAGAATGCCAAGCTGAAGCTCGGAGAGTGGCAGGGGATATTTTTGTGCGAATTCGACGGCCCCAGGGAGCGCAAAGTGATTGTCCAAGTCGTCAATGGGTAG
- a CDS encoding replication-associated recombination protein A, which produces MNYALLYRPKSLEDFIGQEHLLSPSAPLRRLIEGDALQHSFFYGPPGVGKTTLARIIAEQLDRPFYELNATTLKIDDLRTIFKQYAQALRKPLVFIDEVHRLSKTQQEVLLPFMERYDALIIGASTENPYFSLTAAMRSRSLLFEFKALRAEDLMAMLQKVVKREGVELDKEAETYLIDSSGGDMRAMLNLLDAAVSIDTHVTFETLKNLRPSALHDGSNSGDTHYNLISAMIKSMRGSDVDAALYWMARLIAGGEPPEFIARRMVIFASEDIGNANPNALGIAVDTMTAVSRIGYPEARIVLSQCLVYLASSPKSNAAYTAINKAMKCIEGGTLLPVPEHLRSPLHKGYLYPHDFGGWVKQDYLAKPMRFYESKGIGFEKRLDEWLDKIRSIGTNGK; this is translated from the coding sequence ATAAACTATGCCCTCCTCTACCGTCCGAAGTCGCTCGAAGATTTTATCGGACAGGAGCATCTGCTTTCTCCGTCGGCACCGCTTCGACGCCTGATCGAGGGGGATGCCCTTCAGCACAGCTTCTTCTACGGCCCGCCAGGTGTCGGGAAAACGACTCTCGCGCGCATCATCGCCGAACAGCTCGACCGGCCCTTCTACGAACTCAATGCCACGACCCTCAAAATCGACGATCTGCGCACTATCTTCAAACAGTACGCCCAGGCGCTCAGAAAACCGCTTGTTTTCATCGACGAGGTTCACAGGCTGTCTAAGACACAGCAGGAAGTGCTTCTGCCCTTTATGGAGCGTTACGACGCACTTATCATCGGAGCATCGACCGAAAACCCCTACTTTTCGCTGACTGCGGCGATGCGGTCGCGCTCGCTTCTGTTCGAGTTCAAGGCGTTGAGAGCCGAAGACCTGATGGCGATGCTTCAGAAGGTGGTGAAGAGAGAGGGGGTGGAGCTCGACAAGGAGGCCGAAACCTACCTGATCGATTCCAGCGGCGGCGATATGCGGGCGATGCTCAACCTGCTCGATGCGGCGGTCTCGATCGATACGCATGTCACGTTCGAAACGCTCAAAAACCTTCGCCCCTCCGCCCTGCATGACGGAAGCAACAGCGGCGACACCCATTACAATCTCATCAGCGCGATGATCAAGAGTATGCGTGGTAGCGATGTCGATGCGGCACTCTATTGGATGGCACGCCTCATCGCCGGCGGCGAACCGCCTGAATTCATCGCGCGACGTATGGTGATTTTCGCGAGCGAGGATATCGGCAACGCCAACCCCAACGCGCTTGGTATCGCTGTCGATACAATGACGGCAGTGAGCCGTATCGGCTATCCGGAGGCACGCATCGTTCTCTCGCAGTGCCTGGTCTATCTGGCCTCTTCGCCCAAGTCCAATGCCGCCTATACGGCGATCAACAAAGCGATGAAATGTATCGAGGGCGGTACGCTGCTTCCCGTTCCGGAACATCTTCGAAGTCCGCTGCACAAAGGGTACCTCTACCCGCACGATTTCGGCGGCTGGGTGAAGCAGGATTACTTGGCGAAGCCCATGAGATTTTACGAATCGAAAGGGATCGGGTTTGAAAAACGGTTGGACGAGTGGCTCGATAAAATTCGAAGTATCGGAACGAACGGAAAGTAG
- the pgeF gene encoding peptidoglycan editing factor PgeF → MTIRYRFTDRHGGTGSPPYDTFNLARHVGDHPADVSRNRARLKENLGMETIVWMEQVHGARIEVVTSMHLETVPACDAIVTDNPDIALAVMVADCIPILMYDATKGVVAAVHAGRNGTFLKIAPKTVRTLQERFGCTPTDIRVVMGPSIHACCYEIGDDLAAVVEKNFGKGYMNGRSLDLQKLNRDQLTEAGVGEGNIEISEVCTCCDHDYFSYRREGTTGRFAGVIWMEG, encoded by the coding sequence ATGACCATACGGTACCGCTTTACCGATCGCCACGGCGGTACCGGCAGTCCACCTTACGATACCTTCAACCTCGCCCGTCATGTCGGAGACCATCCTGCCGACGTCTCCCGTAACCGTGCCCGCTTGAAAGAGAATCTCGGTATGGAAACCATCGTCTGGATGGAGCAGGTACACGGTGCCCGTATCGAAGTCGTCACGTCAATGCATCTCGAAACGGTTCCTGCCTGCGATGCCATCGTCACTGACAACCCCGACATCGCGCTGGCGGTCATGGTCGCCGACTGCATCCCGATTTTGATGTATGACGCAACCAAAGGCGTCGTCGCTGCCGTCCATGCAGGGCGCAACGGCACCTTCTTGAAGATCGCTCCCAAAACGGTACGAACGTTACAGGAACGGTTCGGCTGCACTCCAACCGACATACGGGTGGTCATGGGCCCCTCCATTCATGCCTGCTGTTACGAAATCGGCGACGATCTTGCCGCCGTCGTTGAAAAAAACTTCGGAAAAGGATATATGAACGGTCGATCACTCGATCTGCAGAAGCTCAATCGTGACCAGCTGACCGAAGCCGGAGTGGGGGAGGGGAATATCGAGATTTCCGAGGTCTGCACCTGCTGTGACCACGACTACTTCTCCTATCGGAGAGAGGGGACGACGGGAAGATTCGCCGGGGTTATCTGGATGGAAGGTTGA